In Cydia pomonella isolate Wapato2018A chromosome 1, ilCydPomo1, whole genome shotgun sequence, one genomic interval encodes:
- the LOC133518779 gene encoding uncharacterized protein LOC133518779 has product MTLRRFIARRGRPTEIFSDNGTNFVAAAKELGSFIKQNQEPLFDFASQNLIKFKFIPAYTPHFGGLWEAGVKSAKHHIKRVIGNSHLTFEEISTLFTQVESILNSRPLCPLSSCPNDLLSLSPGHFLIGRPLTAPPAQYLGDSKENYLQRYERLEKIQQHFWQRWQRDYISEMQQRTKWKSNAAKLSVGDMVLLSEDNAPPLSWKLGRVLRLITGSDGIARVADVTTNRGCVRRSLVRLCKLPTAEELRG; this is encoded by the coding sequence ATGACTCTTCGACGCTTTATAGCGCGCCGAGGCAGACCCACTGAAATTTTTAGTGATAATGGGACTAATTTTGTAGCTGCCGCAAAGGAATTAGGGTCATTTATCAAACAAAACCAAGAACCTCTATTTGATTTTGCAAGCCAAAAccttataaagtttaaattcattcCGGCTTACACTCCTCATTTTGGTGGACTATGGGAAGCCGGCGTTAAATCGGCTAAACATCATATAAAGCGCGTTATCGGTAATAGCCACCTCACCTTTGAGGAAATTTCTACTTTATTTACACAAGTGGAATCTATTTTAAATAGTCGTCCATTATGTCCGTTGTCGTCGTGTCCCAATGACCTTCTTTCCCTATCCCCTGGACACTTTCTTATCGGAAGGCCGCTAACTGCTCCACCAGCGCAATACTTGGGCGACTCTAAGGAAAACTATCTTCAACGCTATGAACGCCTGGAAAAAATACAGCAGCATTTCTGGCAGCGATGGCAGCGCGACTACATATCAGAAATGCAGCAAAGAACTAAATGGAAGAGCAACGCTGCCAAGCTGAGCGTCGGGGATATGGTGCTCCTGTCAGAAGATAACGCTCCCCCTCTGTCATGGAAGCTCGGTCGTGTTCTACGCCTCATCACGGGATCCGATGGAATAGCCAGAGTGGCAGACGTCACCACAAACAGAGGCTGTGTGCGCCGCTCTCTCGTACGTCTGTGTAAGCTTCCGACAGCCGAAGAGCTTCGAGGTTGA